One window of Fusobacterium polymorphum genomic DNA carries:
- a CDS encoding cupin domain-containing protein: MLGKVITEHGQVVNNQDIMVVHLHLKEGETIPPHNHPGRQIFFTVVEGEVEVYLNEEETYPLVPKKVLDFDGEARISVKALKESDIFVYLVVKR, encoded by the coding sequence ATGTTAGGAAAAGTAATAACAGAACATGGACAAGTAGTTAATAATCAAGATATAATGGTAGTTCACCTACATTTGAAAGAAGGAGAAACAATCCCACCTCATAATCACCCTGGAAGACAAATATTCTTTACAGTTGTTGAAGGTGAAGTAGAAGTATACTTAAATGAAGAAGAAACTTATCCATTAGTACCTAAAAAAGTTTTAGATTTTGATGGTGAGGCAAGAATATCTGTTAAAGCATTAAAAGAAAGTGATATTTTTGTATATTTAGTTGTAAAAAGATAA
- a CDS encoding flavodoxin family protein, translating into MSILFINGSPNKNGNTVDIAKILLKDKKYETLNLVDYKIYSYGQNFEDDQFKEVIEKMLDVDIIVIGSPMYWHSMCGAVRNLLDRTYGELSENIFSDKKLYFIFQGAAPTKEQLNAGNYTMERYAILYGFKYQGMITDKSEAQKMNNNL; encoded by the coding sequence ATGAGCATTTTATTTATAAATGGAAGTCCTAATAAAAATGGAAATACAGTAGATATTGCCAAAATACTTTTAAAAGATAAAAAATACGAAACTTTAAATTTAGTAGATTATAAAATTTATTCTTATGGACAAAATTTTGAAGATGACCAATTTAAAGAAGTTATTGAAAAAATGTTGGATGTAGATATTATTGTAATAGGTTCTCCTATGTATTGGCATAGTATGTGTGGAGCAGTTAGAAACCTTTTAGATCGTACTTATGGAGAACTTTCAGAAAATATATTTTCAGATAAAAAATTATATTTTATTTTTCAAGGAGCAGCACCAACAAAAGAACAATTAAATGCTGGAAATTATACAATGGAAAGATATGCTATTTTGTATGGTTTTAAATATCAGGGAATGATTACAGATAAATCAGAAGCTCAAAAAATGAATAATAATCTTTAA
- a CDS encoding YoaK family protein produces MEKIKEEVPEKLRIAVLLSFISGYINAFTYNNAGELFAGAQTGNVIFIK; encoded by the coding sequence ATGGAAAAAATAAAAGAAGAAGTTCCAGAGAAATTAAGAATAGCAGTTCTTTTATCATTTATTAGTGGATATATTAATGCTTTTACTTATAATAATGCAGGAGAACTTTTTGCAGGAGCACAAACTGGAAATGTAATTTTTATTAAATAG
- the pdxS gene encoding pyridoxal 5'-phosphate synthase lyase subunit PdxS: protein MDTRFNGGVIMDVTSKEQAIIAEEAGAVAVMALERIPADIRAAGGVSRMSDPKLIKEIMSAVKIPVMAKVRIGHFVEAEILQAIGIDFIDESEVLSPADSVHHVNKRDFSTPFVCGARNLGEALRRISEGAKMIRTKGEAGTGDVVQAVSHMRQIIKEINLVKALREDELYVMAKELQVPYDLVKYVHDNGRLPVPNFSAGGVATPADAALMRRLGADGVFVGSGIFKSGDPKKRAKAIVEAVKNYDNPEIIAKVSEDLGEAMVGINENEIKIIMAERGV from the coding sequence ATGGATACAAGATTCAATGGTGGAGTTATTATGGATGTTACATCTAAGGAGCAAGCAATTATTGCAGAAGAAGCAGGAGCTGTTGCTGTTATGGCACTAGAAAGAATACCCGCTGATATTAGAGCAGCAGGTGGAGTTTCTAGAATGAGTGATCCTAAACTAATAAAAGAAATCATGTCAGCAGTAAAAATTCCTGTAATGGCAAAAGTAAGAATTGGGCATTTTGTAGAAGCAGAAATATTACAAGCAATTGGAATAGATTTTATTGATGAATCAGAAGTTTTATCTCCTGCTGATTCAGTACATCATGTAAATAAAAGAGATTTCTCTACTCCTTTTGTCTGTGGAGCTAGAAATTTAGGGGAAGCATTAAGAAGAATATCTGAAGGTGCTAAAATGATTAGAACAAAAGGGGAAGCTGGAACTGGAGATGTTGTTCAAGCTGTTTCACATATGAGACAAATTATAAAAGAAATTAATCTTGTGAAAGCATTACGGGAAGACGAGTTATATGTAATGGCAAAAGAATTACAAGTTCCTTATGATTTAGTAAAATATGTTCATGATAATGGTAGATTACCTGTGCCTAACTTTTCAGCAGGTGGAGTTGCTACTCCAGCAGATGCAGCACTTATGAGAAGATTAGGAGCTGATGGAGTCTTTGTAGGAAGTGGAATTTTTAAATCTGGCGATCCTAAAAAAAGAGCTAAAGCTATTGTTGAAGCTGTTAAAAATTATGATAATCCAGAAATTATTGCCAAAGTTTCAGAAGATTTAGGTGAAGCTATGGTAGGAATTAATGAAAATGAAATAAAAATTATTATGGCTGAAAGAGGAGTATAA
- a CDS encoding pyridoxamine 5'-phosphate oxidase family protein, with protein sequence MNENKKIFLQIMNDNSDIAIATSIDNIPNIRYVSFYYSEKENKVYFMTFKNSPKTVDFSKNSNVTFSTVPKNDYNYVKATGILKKSEKTPEDLKDAFCSKLPDAKMMIEQGKGFIEVYEISFSIAVISLNRMKTEIINL encoded by the coding sequence ATGAATGAAAATAAAAAAATCTTTTTACAAATTATGAATGATAACTCTGATATTGCTATTGCAACAAGTATAGATAATATACCTAATATTAGATATGTGAGTTTTTACTACTCTGAAAAGGAAAATAAAGTCTACTTCATGACTTTCAAAAATAGTCCTAAGACAGTAGATTTTTCAAAAAATAGCAATGTAACTTTTAGTACAGTTCCAAAAAATGATTATAATTATGTAAAAGCAACTGGTATTTTAAAGAAAAGCGAAAAAACCCCTGAGGACTTAAAAGATGCTTTCTGTTCAAAATTACCTGATGCTAAAATGATGATAGAACAAGGAAAAGGTTTTATTGAAGTTTATGAAATTTCATTCTCAATAGCTGTAATTTCTTTAAATAGAATGAAAACAGAAATTATAAATTTATAA
- a CDS encoding alpha/beta hydrolase: MKKIITIIFLILLIGLEIYAKNVSDINKRKVEMNKNYFVKDTKVSEVINDPAFKGFGRLIFPVNTDYWSGETLKDIRLTWYSHINPDKTVEIVNNLKERVSVGETVFFDIYTEAEKKAEPRKKDTGLFFFKGKPNEKFAICNAGGGFSYVGAIHDSFPHALELSKKGYNAFILIYRPDPILACEDLARATAFVFEHAKELEIDTNAYSLWGGSAGARVVAMLGAYGTSKFGEKDYPKPSAVIIQYTGLSEYSPKDPPTFVCVGDNDYISNWKVMKSRVDNISKMGIDTEFHVYHNLGHGFGLGLGTEAEGWIDKAIKFWEKQM; encoded by the coding sequence TTGAAAAAAATAATAACTATAATATTTCTAATTCTATTAATAGGATTAGAAATATATGCTAAAAATGTATCTGATATTAATAAAAGAAAGGTAGAAATGAATAAAAACTATTTTGTTAAAGATACAAAAGTATCAGAAGTAATAAATGATCCAGCTTTTAAAGGATTTGGAAGATTAATTTTTCCTGTTAATACTGATTATTGGAGTGGAGAAACATTAAAAGATATAAGGTTAACTTGGTATAGTCATATAAATCCAGATAAAACAGTAGAGATTGTAAATAATTTAAAAGAGAGAGTGTCAGTTGGAGAAACAGTATTTTTTGACATATATACAGAAGCTGAAAAGAAAGCAGAACCAAGAAAAAAAGATACAGGTTTATTCTTTTTTAAAGGAAAACCTAATGAAAAATTTGCTATTTGTAATGCTGGTGGAGGGTTTTCTTATGTAGGGGCTATACATGATAGTTTTCCTCATGCCTTAGAACTTTCTAAAAAAGGATATAATGCTTTTATTCTAATATATCGTCCAGATCCTATACTTGCTTGCGAAGATCTTGCAAGAGCAACAGCATTTGTGTTTGAGCATGCAAAAGAATTAGAAATTGACACAAATGCTTATTCTCTTTGGGGTGGTTCAGCAGGAGCAAGAGTTGTGGCAATGCTTGGAGCTTATGGAACATCAAAATTTGGAGAAAAAGATTATCCTAAGCCAAGTGCTGTTATTATACAATATACAGGATTAAGTGAATATTCTCCAAAAGATCCTCCTACTTTTGTCTGTGTAGGAGATAATGATTATATTTCAAACTGGAAAGTTATGAAATCAAGAGTAGATAATATATCAAAAATGGGTATAGATACAGAATTTCATGTATATCATAATTTAGGTCATGGTTTTGGACTTGGTTTAGGAACAGAAGCAGAAGGTTGGATAGATAAAGCTATAAAATTTTGGGAGAAACAAATGTAA
- a CDS encoding TetR/AcrR family transcriptional regulator, protein MRRKNTTTYMMKEYITEALLQLMKKKEFEKLTIEEITSKAGVNRSTYYRNFKSKEMIIEFYFDNILFNFFEKIKNENIVDFSSYLKNLLKYYYQERENLLLIYKQGLSYIFLDELNKIFFNAEKNNKLTDKEKIYRYYHIGGIFNIFSYWFSTNMDILPEVLADISVSFLPTDFKPFLFKINN, encoded by the coding sequence ATGAGAAGAAAAAATACTACTACTTATATGATGAAAGAGTATATAACTGAGGCTTTACTACAATTAATGAAAAAGAAAGAGTTTGAAAAATTAACAATAGAAGAAATTACATCTAAGGCAGGAGTTAATCGTTCCACTTATTATCGTAATTTTAAATCTAAGGAAATGATTATAGAGTTCTATTTTGACAATATTTTATTTAACTTTTTTGAAAAAATAAAGAATGAAAATATTGTAGATTTTAGTTCTTATTTAAAAAACTTACTTAAATATTATTACCAAGAAAGAGAAAATTTACTTTTAATATATAAACAAGGGCTTTCATATATATTTTTAGATGAATTGAATAAAATATTTTTTAATGCAGAAAAAAATAATAAATTGACAGATAAAGAAAAAATTTATCGTTATTACCATATAGGAGGAATATTTAATATTTTCTCTTATTGGTTTTCTACAAATATGGATATTTTACCAGAAGTTTTAGCAGATATATCAGTTTCTTTTTTACCTACTGATTTTAAACCTTTTTTGTTTAAAATAAATAATTAA
- a CDS encoding PLP-dependent aminotransferase family protein has translation MIILNLDNKSKVPLYIQIYNEIKKLIQTKILNANEKLPSKKDFMDYYNISQNTIQNALYLLLEEGYIFSIERKGYFVSDIENLIVHNIKIESKTKFKEEKKIRYDFSYSGVDSKSLAKTIFKRITKDVYDEENDDLLFQGHIQGDLLLRKSICEYLLQSRGFKVEAEQLIISSGTEYLFYIIFKLFNNKIYGLENPCHKMFKELFLTNNVSFKAISLDEAGIVVEELKEYNVNIAYVTPSHQFPTGTIMSISRRTELLNWANENSNRYIVEDDYDSEFKYTGRPIPALKATDINDKVIYLGSFSKSISPAIRVSYLVLPKVLLNIYQKKLPYFICPVPTLNQKILYRFIKDGHFVKHINKMRTLYKKKREFLVNTIKMYSSKILDKEIYIQGADAGLHLVIKLDKKINEKSFLKECLKNSLQLYSLEEYYLEKIYNETSYFLLGYANLTNEEIEGGILLLLKILKEYYI, from the coding sequence ATGATTATTTTAAATTTAGATAATAAATCAAAAGTTCCTCTATATATACAGATATACAATGAAATAAAAAAATTAATTCAAACTAAAATTTTAAATGCAAATGAAAAACTGCCATCTAAGAAAGACTTTATGGACTATTATAATATTAGTCAAAATACTATTCAAAATGCTCTTTATCTTTTATTGGAGGAAGGATATATTTTTTCAATAGAAAGAAAAGGTTATTTTGTTTCCGATATAGAAAATTTAATTGTACACAATATTAAAATTGAAAGTAAGACAAAATTTAAAGAAGAAAAGAAAATTCGTTATGACTTCTCTTATTCAGGAGTTGATAGTAAAAGTTTAGCAAAAACAATTTTTAAAAGAATTACTAAAGATGTTTATGATGAAGAAAATGATGATTTACTTTTTCAAGGTCATATACAAGGTGATTTGTTATTAAGAAAAAGTATTTGCGAATATTTATTACAATCGAGAGGATTTAAGGTAGAAGCTGAGCAGCTTATTATTAGCTCAGGTACTGAATATTTATTTTATATAATTTTCAAACTTTTTAATAACAAAATTTATGGCTTAGAAAATCCTTGTCATAAGATGTTTAAAGAATTGTTTTTAACAAATAATGTCAGTTTTAAAGCTATCTCCTTAGATGAAGCTGGAATTGTAGTTGAAGAGCTAAAAGAATATAATGTTAATATAGCTTATGTTACTCCTTCACATCAATTTCCAACTGGAACAATTATGAGTATTAGTAGAAGAACAGAACTTTTAAATTGGGCAAATGAAAACTCTAATCGATATATAGTTGAAGATGACTATGATAGTGAGTTTAAATATACAGGGCGTCCCATTCCAGCATTAAAAGCAACTGATATTAATGATAAAGTAATTTACTTAGGTAGTTTTTCAAAATCAATTAGTCCAGCAATTCGTGTTAGTTACTTAGTTTTACCAAAAGTACTTTTAAATATTTATCAAAAGAAACTTCCATATTTTATTTGTCCAGTTCCAACTTTAAACCAAAAAATTCTTTATAGATTTATTAAAGATGGACATTTTGTAAAACATATCAATAAAATGAGAACACTTTACAAAAAGAAGAGAGAATTTCTTGTAAATACAATAAAAATGTATTCTTCTAAAATACTTGATAAAGAAATTTATATCCAAGGAGCAGATGCAGGTTTACACTTAGTAATTAAATTAGATAAAAAAATTAATGAAAAGTCATTTTTAAAAGAATGTTTGAAAAACTCTCTACAATTATATAGTTTAGAAGAATATTACTTAGAAAAAATATATAATGAAACTTCATATTTTCTTTTAGGATATGCTAATTTAACAAATGAGGAAATAGAAGGGGGAATATTACTATTGTTAAAAATTTTAAAAGAATATTATATATAA
- a CDS encoding flavodoxin codes for MKNKVKNLKDYDVVFVGYPIWHGDLPMAVYTFFDENNLSGKR; via the coding sequence ATGAAAAATAAAGTAAAAAATTTAAAAGATTATGATGTAGTATTTGTAGGTTATCCTATTTGGCATGGTGATTTACCAATGGCAGTTTATACTTTCTTTGATGAAAATAATCTTTCTGGAAAAAGATAA
- a CDS encoding RNA-guided endonuclease InsQ/TnpB family protein produces MYLTLKQQVKHLSKKESRILKYLCHIAKNLKNQAIYNVRQHYFKNKKYLSYNENYKILKNSENYKKLNSNMAQQILKEVDESFKSFFALLKLAKNGQYNGKIKLPNYLAKDGFTTLVIGFVRLKDDMLIVPYSNSFKKTHQEVKVKLPPVLKDKKIKEIRIIPKQHSRYFEIQYIYEVEEVQRELNKNNVLGIDLGIDNLCTCVTNTGASFIIDGRKLKSINQYYNKINAKLQSIKDKQKIECTTLRQKRIIRKRNNRINDYLSKAVRIIINYCLNNDIGKLVLGYNEGFQRNSNIGSINNQNFVNIPYGKLRDKLIYLCKLYGIELKLQEESYTSKASFFDGDEIPIYDKENPQEYIFSGKRIKRGLYQTSAGKLINADCNGALNILRKSKVVDLSVLYNRGELNTPKRIRVV; encoded by the coding sequence ATGTATTTAACATTAAAACAACAGGTAAAACATCTTAGCAAAAAAGAGTCTAGAATTTTAAAATATTTGTGCCATATAGCTAAGAATTTAAAGAATCAAGCTATATATAATGTTAGGCAACACTATTTTAAAAATAAAAAGTATTTAAGCTATAATGAAAACTATAAGATACTTAAAAATAGTGAGAACTATAAGAAGTTAAATTCTAATATGGCTCAACAAATTTTAAAAGAAGTAGATGAAAGTTTTAAATCATTCTTTGCACTTTTAAAACTTGCTAAGAATGGGCAATATAATGGTAAAATAAAATTACCTAATTATCTTGCTAAAGATGGTTTTACGACTCTTGTTATAGGTTTTGTTAGATTAAAAGATGATATGCTGATAGTTCCTTATTCAAATTCGTTTAAGAAAACTCATCAGGAAGTTAAAGTTAAACTACCACCAGTATTAAAAGACAAGAAGATAAAAGAGATTAGAATAATACCTAAACAACATTCTAGGTACTTTGAAATTCAATACATTTATGAGGTAGAAGAAGTTCAAAGGGAATTAAATAAAAATAATGTACTAGGAATTGATTTAGGTATAGACAATCTATGTACTTGTGTTACAAATACTGGAGCTTCATTCATAATAGATGGTAGAAAATTAAAATCTATTAATCAATACTATAACAAGATAAATGCAAAATTACAAAGTATAAAAGATAAGCAAAAGATTGAGTGCACAACATTAAGGCAAAAGAGAATAATTAGAAAAAGAAATAATCGTATAAATGATTATCTTTCAAAAGCAGTAAGAATAATTATAAATTATTGTCTTAATAATGATATAGGAAAATTAGTTCTAGGATATAATGAGGGCTTTCAAAGAAATTCAAATATAGGAAGTATAAATAATCAAAACTTTGTAAATATACCATATGGAAAATTAAGAGATAAATTAATATATCTATGTAAACTATATGGAATAGAATTAAAACTACAAGAAGAGAGTTATACATCAAAAGCAAGTTTCTTTGATGGAGATGAAATTCCAATATATGATAAAGAAAATCCGCAAGAATATATATTCAGTGGAAAAAGAATAAAAAGAGGACTATATCAAACAAGCGCAGGAAAACTCATAAATGCAGATTGTAATGGAGCATTAAATATTCTAAGAAAAAGTAAAGTTGTGGACTTAAGTGTCCTATACAATAGAGGTGAGCTGAACACACCTAAAAGAATAAGGGTAGTGTAA
- the gmhB gene encoding D-glycero-beta-D-manno-heptose 1,7-bisphosphate 7-phosphatase, producing the protein MKKAIFLDRDGTINVEKDYIYKSEDLVFEEGTIEALKTFKNLGYILIVISNQSGIARGYFTEEDLNIFNNNMNEILKKNGVEIAEFYCCPHHPDGIGEYKKVCECRKPNNKMIEDAIKKYNIAREKSYMIGDKTSDIGAGLKSNLKTVLVKTGYGLKDMEKIDKNETLVCENLKDFSEILKREKLNDLLFEEFSKKVQIKNVVMDSRKVIEGSLFFAINNGNSYVKDVLDKGVSLVIADNTDVKDERILKVSNTIATMQDLATKYRKKLDIQVIGITGSNGKTTTKDIVYSLLSAKAKTLKTEGNYNNHIGLPYTLLNVTDEEKFVVLEMGMSSLGEIRRLGEISSPDYAIITNIGDSHIEFLKTRDNVFKAKTELLEFVNKENTFVCGDDEYLAKLDVNRIGFNDNNNHKIESYEFSDKGSKFILDGKEYKISLLGKHNISNTAIAIELAKKVGLTDEEIQSGLKEIKISNMRFQEIKIGEDIYINDAYNASPTSMKAAIDTLNEIYNDKYKIAILGDMLELGENEVDYHIDVLNYLLDKKIKLIYLYGERMKKAYDIFMKSKSEEYRFWYYPTKEGIVESLKNIRMEKVILLKASRGTALEDIIKQ; encoded by the coding sequence ATGAAAAAGGCAATTTTTTTAGATAGAGATGGAACAATAAATGTTGAAAAAGACTATATTTATAAAAGTGAAGATTTAGTTTTTGAAGAGGGTACAATAGAGGCTTTAAAAACATTTAAAAATTTAGGATATATTTTAATAGTTATAAGTAATCAATCAGGTATAGCTAGAGGCTACTTCACAGAAGAAGATTTAAATATTTTTAACAATAATATGAATGAAATATTAAAGAAAAATGGAGTAGAAATCGCAGAATTTTACTGCTGTCCTCATCACCCAGATGGTATAGGGGAGTATAAAAAAGTTTGTGAATGCAGAAAACCTAACAATAAAATGATAGAAGATGCAATAAAAAAATATAATATAGCTAGAGAAAAATCATATATGATAGGAGATAAAACCTCAGATATAGGGGCTGGGCTTAAATCAAATTTAAAAACAGTTCTTGTAAAGACAGGTTATGGTTTGAAAGATATGGAAAAGATAGATAAAAATGAAACTTTAGTTTGCGAAAATTTAAAAGATTTCTCTGAAATATTAAAAAGAGAAAAATTAAATGATTTGTTATTTGAAGAATTTTCAAAAAAAGTTCAAATAAAGAATGTTGTAATGGATAGTAGAAAAGTTATAGAAGGTTCATTGTTCTTTGCAATAAACAATGGAAATTCTTATGTAAAAGATGTTTTAGATAAGGGAGTTAGTCTTGTAATAGCTGATAATACAGATGTAAAAGATGAAAGAATACTAAAAGTTTCAAATACTATTGCTACTATGCAAGATTTAGCAACAAAATACAGAAAAAAATTAGATATACAAGTTATTGGAATAACAGGAAGCAATGGAAAGACTACAACAAAAGATATAGTTTATTCTTTACTTTCTGCAAAAGCTAAAACTTTAAAAACAGAGGGAAATTACAATAACCATATTGGTTTACCTTATACTTTGTTAAATGTAACAGATGAAGAGAAGTTTGTTGTTTTAGAAATGGGTATGAGTTCTCTTGGAGAGATTAGAAGATTGGGAGAAATTTCAAGTCCTGACTATGCAATAATAACTAATATAGGAGATTCTCATATTGAATTTTTAAAGACAAGAGATAATGTTTTTAAAGCTAAAACAGAACTATTAGAATTTGTTAATAAAGAAAATACTTTTGTCTGTGGAGATGATGAATATTTAGCAAAATTAGATGTTAATAGAATAGGATTCAATGATAACAATAATCACAAAATAGAAAGTTATGAATTTTCGGATAAGGGTAGTAAATTTATTTTAGATGGAAAAGAATATAAAATTTCCTTGTTAGGAAAACATAATATTTCAAATACAGCTATTGCAATAGAACTAGCAAAGAAAGTAGGTTTAACTGATGAAGAAATACAAAGTGGTTTAAAAGAAATAAAAATCAGTAATATGAGATTTCAAGAAATAAAAATAGGTGAAGATATCTATATCAATGATGCCTATAATGCAAGTCCAACTTCTATGAAGGCAGCAATAGATACTTTAAATGAAATTTATAATGATAAGTATAAAATAGCTATTTTAGGAGATATGTTGGAATTAGGAGAAAATGAAGTAGATTATCATATAGATGTATTAAATTATCTACTTGATAAAAAAATAAAATTGATATATCTATATGGTGAAAGAATGAAAAAAGCTTATGATATATTTATGAAATCAAAATCAGAAGAATATAGATTTTGGTATTATCCAACAAAAGAAGGAATAGTTGAAAGTTTAAAAAATATTAGAATGGAAAAAGTGATTTTACTCAAAGCATCAAGGGGGACTGCTTTGGAGGATATAATAAAACAGTAA